A genomic window from Xenorhabdus cabanillasii includes:
- the fadI gene encoding acetyl-CoA C-acyltransferase FadI, whose product MSRSSTKVAQQKERVAIVSGLRLPFAKQATNYHGIPAVDLGKAVVSELVIRSGLPPEKIDQLVFGQVVQMPEAPNIAREIVLGAGLSVSTDAYSVSRACATSFQAIANVAESIMAGTVNVGIAGGADSSSVLPIGVTKSLARTLVDMNKAKSLSQRLKLLSKLKLKDLLPVSPAVAEYSTGLRMGDTAEQMAKTYHISRKEQDELAHRSHVLAAKAWEQGLLRNEVISAHFPPYHESLLEDNNIRKNSELTSYTKLRPAFDRKYGSVTAANSTPLTDGAAAVILMSESAAKELGMTPLGYLRSYAFSAIDVWQDMLLGPSYATPLALDRAGITLNELSLIDMHEAFAAQTLTNLKMFASDKFAREKLGRSQAIGEVDMDKFNVLGGSIAYGHPFAATGARMVTQTLNELRRRGGGLGLTTACAAGGLGAAMVLEVE is encoded by the coding sequence ATGAGTCGTTCTTCAACAAAAGTGGCACAACAAAAGGAACGAGTGGCTATTGTCAGTGGGTTGCGCCTTCCTTTTGCGAAACAGGCGACTAACTACCACGGTATTCCGGCTGTTGATTTAGGAAAAGCTGTTGTCAGTGAGTTGGTTATCAGAAGTGGGCTGCCACCAGAGAAGATCGACCAATTGGTTTTTGGGCAAGTTGTTCAAATGCCGGAAGCACCGAATATTGCAAGGGAAATCGTATTAGGTGCTGGCTTAAGTGTCAGTACAGATGCGTATAGCGTTTCCCGGGCCTGTGCGACCAGTTTTCAGGCAATAGCGAATGTAGCAGAAAGCATTATGGCCGGGACAGTGAATGTGGGGATCGCGGGTGGTGCTGATTCTTCTTCAGTCTTGCCAATCGGGGTAACCAAATCATTGGCTCGCACGCTGGTTGATATGAACAAAGCTAAAAGCCTGTCACAACGCCTTAAATTACTTAGTAAATTGAAGTTAAAAGATTTACTGCCTGTATCACCTGCTGTTGCTGAGTATTCAACGGGGTTACGAATGGGAGATACGGCTGAGCAAATGGCGAAAACCTATCATATCAGTCGTAAAGAGCAGGACGAATTGGCTCACCGTTCTCATGTATTAGCTGCTAAAGCCTGGGAACAGGGATTATTGCGTAATGAAGTGATATCAGCACATTTTCCGCCATACCATGAATCTCTGCTGGAAGATAATAATATCCGAAAAAATTCAGAACTCACCTCTTACACTAAATTGCGTCCTGCCTTTGACCGCAAATATGGTTCAGTAACTGCCGCGAATAGTACACCGCTGACGGATGGTGCGGCGGCGGTTATTTTGATGAGTGAATCTGCGGCTAAAGAGCTTGGTATGACTCCGTTAGGTTATTTACGCAGTTACGCCTTCTCAGCAATTGATGTTTGGCAGGATATGTTATTGGGGCCATCTTATGCGACTCCGTTGGCGTTGGACAGAGCTGGTATTACTTTGAATGAACTTTCGCTCATAGATATGCATGAAGCGTTTGCTGCCCAAACCCTCACGAATTTAAAAATGTTTGCCAGTGACAAGTTTGCCCGCGAGAAATTAGGGCGCTCTCAGGCAATTGGTGAAGTGGATATGGATAAATTCAATGTATTGGGCGGTTCAATTGCTTATGGTCATCCGTTTGCTGCGACTGGGGCCAGAATGGTGACTCAGACACTGAATGAGTTGCGCCGTCGTGGTGGTGGGCTTGGATTGACAACAGCTTGTGCTGCCGGTGGATTGGGTGCAGCGATGGTATTGGAGGTAGAATAA
- the sixA gene encoding phosphohistidine phosphatase SixA: MFVFIMRHGDAAFDSISDAMRELTPRGCQESQKMALWLAQQLPDIDCVLVSPYIRAEQTLKVVRENLTLPDSEEVLEELTPAGDAALVASYLQVLAIQGKKAVLLVSHLPLVGYLVSELCPAQTPPMFTTSGIACVELDHQTEKGRLLWQTSPAHLVTNNISNKQ; this comes from the coding sequence ATGTTCGTTTTTATTATGCGTCACGGTGATGCCGCTTTCGACTCAATCAGCGATGCAATGCGAGAATTAACACCACGTGGTTGTCAGGAATCACAAAAAATGGCTCTTTGGCTTGCGCAACAGTTGCCTGATATTGATTGTGTCTTAGTCAGCCCCTATATCCGGGCAGAGCAGACTCTGAAAGTCGTTCGTGAGAATCTGACATTGCCTGATAGTGAGGAAGTGTTAGAGGAATTAACACCAGCGGGTGACGCGGCACTGGTAGCAAGCTACTTACAAGTTTTGGCAATTCAGGGGAAAAAAGCAGTATTGTTAGTTTCCCATTTACCTTTGGTTGGTTATTTAGTGTCTGAGCTTTGTCCTGCACAAACTCCGCCTATGTTTACAACATCCGGCATTGCTTGTGTGGAGTTGGATCACCAGACAGAGAAAGGCCGCCTGTTATGGCAAACCTCTCCAGCACACTTAGTGACAAACAATATTAGTAATAAACAATAA
- a CDS encoding YlcI/YnfO family protein, which translates to MATGHKNNKSGYKGIRFPHELIEEINDSVEAGKPSNPSANFSAWVIDACERKLKSERRKAKASSEQ; encoded by the coding sequence ATGGCGACAGGACACAAAAACAACAAATCAGGATACAAAGGAATACGCTTCCCCCACGAATTAATCGAAGAAATAAACGATAGTGTGGAGGCGGGCAAACCCTCTAACCCAAGCGCTAATTTTTCAGCGTGGGTTATTGATGCATGTGAGCGAAAACTCAAATCAGAAAGGCGCAAAGCCAAAGCATCATCTGAGCAATAA
- a CDS encoding DNA circularization N-terminal domain-containing protein has product MAFIKDALSSLLGGSDSSWQWAEHLHPASFRGVPFAVISGESVFGRRQAVHEYPYRDTAWIEDLVRATRKITIRGFIIQNSAVYDAPDVITQRKNLVAACETGSTGTLVHPTLGELTVSVTESGLRMTENAESGRVFEFTLTVIESGLKVFAVTNSTQSAAEVKKNWLQTYTTALAGYVSMVRGEIRSVVQGMRIIKQTASQWVGMVTRSVDEVTNLSDMLKTTFGSERYGRYQRGKIGGTVSGATGLRSRDDRSRNDAEIVKKTTAEVVMSRQAITRRLDALSLAPTVEVFSEAAGSTDDKVAIFEHLAAFQLTVQALGAD; this is encoded by the coding sequence ATGGCATTCATTAAAGATGCCCTGTCCTCATTATTGGGCGGCAGTGATTCGTCATGGCAATGGGCTGAGCATCTGCACCCGGCTTCCTTTCGCGGGGTGCCGTTTGCCGTGATATCCGGGGAAAGTGTCTTCGGCCGCCGTCAGGCTGTTCATGAGTATCCTTACCGTGATACTGCCTGGATTGAGGATTTAGTCCGGGCAACCCGGAAAATAACGATCCGGGGGTTTATCATTCAGAACAGTGCAGTTTATGACGCCCCGGATGTTATTACTCAGCGTAAGAATCTGGTCGCCGCCTGTGAAACCGGATCTACGGGGACATTGGTGCATCCGACTCTGGGTGAACTGACCGTCAGTGTAACAGAAAGCGGCCTGCGTATGACGGAGAACGCGGAATCAGGCCGGGTGTTTGAGTTCACGTTAACGGTGATTGAATCCGGCCTGAAAGTCTTTGCGGTCACCAACAGCACCCAATCCGCCGCTGAAGTGAAGAAAAACTGGCTGCAAACCTACACCACTGCACTGGCAGGTTATGTCTCAATGGTGAGGGGGGAAATCCGCTCTGTAGTACAGGGGATGCGGATCATCAAACAAACTGCCAGTCAATGGGTGGGTATGGTGACCCGTTCGGTGGATGAAGTGACCAACCTCAGTGATATGTTAAAGACCACTTTCGGCAGTGAGCGTTATGGCCGTTATCAGCGCGGGAAAATTGGCGGCACCGTATCAGGGGCAACAGGGCTCCGGTCACGGGATGACAGAAGCCGCAATGATGCTGAGATAGTGAAGAAAACCACCGCCGAGGTGGTGATGAGCCGTCAGGCCATTACCCGCCGCCTTGATGCCCTGAGCCTTGCCCCGACCGTGGAAGTCTTCAGCGAGGCCGCCGGCAGTACTGATGATAAAGTGGCTATCTTTGAACATCTTGCTGCTTTTCAGTTAACTGTTCAGGCGTTGGGGGCGGATTGA
- the smrB gene encoding endonuclease SmrB, whose translation MKKKITLNEEDISLFRTSVAGTRRIAQDKVLHSPRRKKIRQIAPERLMQEQADASYYFSDEFQPNLDMEGPTRYVREGANHYELKKLRRGDYPPEFFLDLHGLTQLQAKQEIGALIAACRRENVYCACIMHGHGKHILKQQTPLWLAQHPDIIAFHQAPKEWGGNAALLILVEQDEFIQR comes from the coding sequence ATGAAGAAGAAAATAACATTAAATGAAGAAGACATCAGCTTATTTAGAACGTCTGTTGCGGGAACCCGTCGCATTGCTCAAGATAAAGTCTTACACTCCCCCAGAAGAAAAAAAATCAGACAGATTGCTCCTGAGCGTCTGATGCAAGAACAGGCCGATGCCAGTTACTATTTTTCTGATGAGTTCCAGCCCAATCTCGATATGGAAGGCCCGACCCGTTATGTACGTGAAGGAGCCAATCATTATGAACTGAAGAAGTTACGCCGAGGGGATTATCCCCCTGAATTCTTTCTGGATTTACACGGATTAACTCAGTTGCAGGCTAAACAGGAAATTGGGGCTTTGATCGCCGCCTGTCGCCGTGAAAACGTCTATTGTGCCTGTATTATGCATGGCCACGGTAAGCATATCCTTAAGCAACAAACACCATTATGGCTCGCTCAACATCCCGATATTATTGCTTTTCATCAAGCTCCCAAAGAGTGGGGAGGAAACGCTGCATTGCTCATTTTGGTAGAACAGGATGAGTTTATACAGCGTTAA
- a CDS encoding tail fiber protein, producing MQDKKPDVPVSEDGDFAVVPTPKYVKKTIEEHALSRNHPNATLQDKGFVVLSNDVGSNSETMAATPKAVKAAYDLASTANQNATKPQTKGSIKSVIGSWNVNSTISIPADLRGQVITFVRLSGLNARHQALPVPLVDGITEQRLAGPNNYWVWLEFKFSDNSTHITVIDGRGANFTQIFYRE from the coding sequence ATGCAAGATAAAAAACCTGATGTACCTGTCTCAGAAGATGGTGATTTTGCTGTCGTTCCAACCCCTAAATATGTCAAAAAAACTATTGAAGAGCACGCTCTAAGCCGCAACCATCCAAATGCAACACTGCAAGATAAGGGATTTGTTGTCTTGAGCAATGATGTCGGTAGTAATAGCGAAACTATGGCAGCAACGCCAAAGGCAGTGAAAGCAGCATATGATTTAGCCAGTACCGCTAACCAAAACGCCACAAAACCTCAAACTAAAGGCTCTATAAAATCAGTCATTGGATCTTGGAATGTGAATTCAACCATTTCTATTCCTGCTGATTTACGTGGACAAGTAATCACTTTTGTCAGATTGAGCGGGTTAAATGCACGGCATCAAGCACTACCAGTTCCTCTTGTTGATGGTATAACTGAACAAAGACTAGCTGGTCCTAATAATTACTGGGTGTGGTTAGAATTCAAATTCTCTGACAATTCAACACATATTACTGTAATAGATGGCCGTGGTGCTAATTTTACTCAGATTTTTTATCGAGAATAA
- the fadL gene encoding long-chain fatty acid transporter FadL, translating to MNQKNLFTRSALAVAVAIISSNASAAGFQLNEYSSSGLGRAFSGAGVVAEDASEGSRNPAAMTLFDRPSFSGGLIYVKPSVDITGRSPIPNPATKTYNSTDAKNIAPNAPIPNLHFITPITEQWFVGASATSNFGLATNFSNNYTAGSLGGKTSLKTVNFNLGGAYKLNDQFSFGLGVNAVYADAEIIRHMGEVGPLLKRISGGKYDIPTTAEAARLEGKDWGYGWNAGLLYQYDENNRYSLTYRSKVKVKFKRGDYSSDLPYIPSLFENGTNGKTVKGKLDLNLPDMWELSGYNRVAPQWAIHYSFLYTGWNEFKELKATRNDTGQVAFEKHEGFRNAYRVSLGTTYYHDDNWTFRTGIAFDESPVPAKNRSISIPDQNRFWLSAGTTYAFNKDTSVDVGVSYMRGKKVHVSEQLKEGAKPPLNQTYEFDSKGTAWLFGVGLNYTF from the coding sequence ATGAACCAGAAAAACCTATTTACACGTTCAGCATTAGCAGTGGCGGTTGCAATTATTTCATCCAACGCTAGTGCTGCCGGTTTTCAATTGAATGAATATTCATCATCAGGACTAGGCCGAGCATTTTCTGGAGCAGGGGTCGTTGCAGAAGATGCTTCTGAAGGTAGCCGCAACCCTGCAGCAATGACCCTATTTGATCGTCCATCATTTTCTGGCGGCCTTATTTACGTCAAACCAAGTGTTGATATTACGGGCAGATCTCCAATTCCTAACCCGGCAACTAAAACATACAACAGCACTGATGCAAAAAATATTGCGCCAAATGCTCCGATACCAAACCTGCATTTTATTACACCAATCACTGAACAATGGTTTGTTGGTGCATCAGCCACGAGTAACTTTGGCTTAGCCACAAATTTCAGTAATAACTATACTGCGGGTTCGCTTGGTGGGAAGACCTCGCTCAAGACGGTGAACTTTAATCTGGGCGGTGCATATAAGCTGAATGATCAGTTCAGTTTTGGTTTAGGTGTGAATGCAGTTTATGCTGATGCTGAAATTATTCGCCATATGGGTGAAGTCGGACCATTGTTAAAAAGAATATCTGGAGGGAAATATGATATCCCAACAACCGCAGAAGCAGCCCGTTTAGAAGGAAAAGATTGGGGTTATGGTTGGAATGCCGGGCTACTATATCAATATGACGAAAATAACCGCTATAGCCTGACCTACCGCTCAAAAGTTAAGGTTAAATTCAAAAGAGGAGATTACAGCAGCGATTTACCATATATACCATCTCTGTTTGAGAATGGAACCAACGGAAAGACAGTTAAAGGTAAATTGGATTTGAATTTGCCTGATATGTGGGAATTATCGGGTTATAACCGTGTGGCACCACAATGGGCAATCCACTATAGCTTCCTATATACAGGTTGGAACGAATTCAAGGAATTAAAAGCAACACGAAATGATACAGGTCAAGTTGCATTTGAGAAACATGAAGGTTTCCGTAATGCTTACCGTGTCTCATTAGGAACAACTTACTACCATGACGATAACTGGACTTTCCGTACTGGTATCGCTTTCGATGAAAGCCCTGTACCTGCCAAAAATCGTTCTATCTCCATTCCAGACCAAAATCGCTTCTGGTTAAGTGCAGGAACGACTTACGCATTTAATAAAGATACTTCTGTAGATGTTGGAGTTTCCTATATGCGTGGTAAGAAAGTACATGTTAGTGAACAACTGAAAGAAGGTGCCAAACCACCTCTAAACCAGACTTACGAGTTTGATTCAAAAGGAACTGCATGGCTGTTTGGTGTGGGCCTTAACTACACATTCTAA
- the fadJ gene encoding fatty acid oxidation complex subunit alpha FadJ, translated as MAQAEKETIMSETQSVFSFSVRDDKIGVITIDVPGEKVNTLKAEFVEQFLTVFEKAQQVSGLKGLVIVSGKPDTFIAGADITMIAGCQTQQEATKLAEKGQELFARIANYSLPIVAAIHGACLGGGLELALACHARVCSLDDKTRLGLPEVQLGLLPGSGGTQRLPRLIGVSSALDMMLTGRQLKANQAKRLGVVDDAVPLDILLDVAVQYVKKGIIKRKPLAWSQRLLASALGRPLLFQMVQQKTRAKTHGHYPAPERIIDVVRTGLEKGQKTGFRAEAKAFGELAMSPESEALRSLFFAATSLKNETGSSEQPAKIKHVGILGGGLMGGGIASVTATRGNLPVRIKDINEKGINQALKYTWDLLSKRVKQRRLKPLECSRQMSLLSGSTDYIGFKQADIVVEAVFEDLVLKRKMVSEIETHTKPETIFASNTSSLPIHQIAEVAKRPEQVIGLHYFSPVDKMPLVEVIPHAGTSEKTIATAVALAKKQGKTAIVVGDKAGFYVNRILSPYINEAGYCLVEGEPVNHIDKALVDFGFPIGPINLLDEVGIDVGTKIIPVLVEQLGRRFTPPAILDAVLNDNRKGKKNGRGFYSYEVKKSRFWSFGKSSKEVDSSIYSLLKIKPNARISPSDIAQRCLMPMLNEAVRCLDEGIIRSPRDGDIGAVFGIGFPPFLGGPFRYMDKLGSNKVVEILRRLEQQHGERFAPCERLVQMAEQNEKFYE; from the coding sequence ATGGCTCAGGCTGAAAAAGAAACAATCATGTCAGAGACACAATCGGTATTCAGTTTTTCTGTCAGAGATGACAAGATTGGTGTTATTACTATTGATGTCCCGGGTGAGAAGGTCAACACGCTGAAAGCGGAGTTTGTTGAACAATTTTTGACAGTTTTTGAGAAGGCACAACAAGTTTCCGGCTTAAAAGGTTTGGTCATTGTGTCCGGCAAACCCGATACATTTATCGCTGGCGCAGATATCACTATGATCGCAGGCTGCCAAACTCAACAAGAAGCAACGAAATTGGCTGAAAAAGGTCAGGAATTGTTTGCCCGGATTGCCAATTATTCTTTACCGATTGTTGCCGCCATTCATGGTGCATGCCTGGGGGGCGGGCTGGAGTTAGCATTAGCCTGCCATGCGCGTGTTTGTTCTCTGGATGATAAGACCCGTCTTGGTTTACCGGAAGTGCAGCTCGGGTTATTACCCGGTTCGGGGGGAACTCAGCGATTACCTCGTCTGATAGGTGTCAGCTCTGCTTTGGATATGATGCTGACAGGCCGCCAGCTGAAGGCAAATCAGGCAAAACGTCTGGGCGTTGTAGATGATGCGGTTCCCTTGGATATTTTGCTGGATGTCGCTGTTCAATATGTCAAAAAAGGAATAATTAAGCGTAAGCCGTTAGCATGGTCACAGCGTTTGTTGGCAAGTGCCTTGGGCAGGCCACTGTTGTTTCAGATGGTTCAACAAAAAACACGGGCAAAAACTCACGGTCATTATCCGGCACCAGAGCGGATTATTGATGTCGTTCGTACCGGACTGGAGAAAGGGCAAAAGACGGGTTTTCGGGCGGAGGCCAAAGCATTTGGTGAACTGGCTATGTCGCCAGAATCGGAAGCATTGCGTAGCCTGTTTTTTGCCGCTACTTCATTAAAAAACGAAACGGGTTCTTCAGAACAGCCAGCTAAGATCAAACATGTTGGGATTTTGGGTGGTGGTTTGATGGGGGGCGGAATTGCCAGTGTTACTGCAACTCGCGGTAATTTACCTGTTCGTATCAAAGATATTAATGAAAAAGGTATCAATCAGGCGCTTAAATATACATGGGATCTGCTTTCTAAACGAGTCAAACAACGGCGTTTGAAACCGTTGGAGTGTTCCCGTCAGATGTCTCTGCTTTCCGGATCAACTGATTATATTGGTTTTAAACAAGCTGATATCGTGGTAGAAGCCGTGTTTGAAGATCTGGTACTGAAACGTAAAATGGTTTCAGAAATTGAGACACACACAAAACCGGAAACTATTTTCGCCTCCAACACCTCTTCATTGCCAATTCACCAAATTGCAGAGGTTGCTAAACGCCCAGAGCAAGTTATCGGTCTCCACTATTTCAGTCCGGTTGATAAAATGCCGTTGGTGGAAGTGATCCCGCATGCAGGAACCAGTGAAAAAACAATTGCGACGGCGGTAGCGCTGGCGAAAAAACAGGGTAAAACAGCGATTGTTGTTGGTGATAAAGCAGGGTTCTATGTTAACCGAATTTTATCCCCTTATATCAATGAAGCAGGTTATTGTTTGGTAGAAGGTGAACCTGTTAACCATATCGATAAAGCTTTGGTTGATTTTGGTTTCCCGATTGGGCCAATCAATTTGCTGGATGAAGTTGGTATTGATGTTGGAACAAAAATAATTCCTGTCCTGGTAGAGCAGTTAGGTCGCCGATTTACTCCACCGGCAATTCTGGATGCAGTATTGAATGACAACCGTAAAGGCAAGAAAAACGGCCGGGGGTTTTATTCCTATGAGGTCAAAAAGAGTAGATTTTGGTCATTCGGAAAAAGCAGCAAAGAGGTTGACTCTTCCATCTATTCTCTGTTGAAAATTAAGCCCAATGCCAGGATATCTCCATCAGACATTGCTCAGCGTTGTTTAATGCCGATGTTAAATGAAGCTGTTCGCTGTTTGGATGAAGGTATCATCCGAAGCCCCCGTGATGGCGATATTGGCGCCGTATTTGGTATCGGCTTCCCGCCATTCCTGGGAGGACCATTCCGTTATATGGATAAACTAGGTAGTAATAAAGTTGTAGAAATTTTACGTCGCCTGGAGCAACAACATGGAGAAAGATTTGCACCTTGTGAACGCCTGGTTCAGATGGCTGAACAGAATGAAAAATTCTATGAATAA